A stretch of Myxococcus hansupus DNA encodes these proteins:
- a CDS encoding NUDIX hydrolase, which translates to MPREASAGGVVIRESAGHWEVAVIRPHGRLLWALPKGHVDPGETPEQTASREVREETGLTVALMAPLGEIRYVYQFRGQRIFKRVHFFLFRYQEGDLGPLPGPRIEVDEVRWVPVVQLVPMLGYKGEKAVASRAMRWLRSQGLIPEAPSPAKEAGKEGA; encoded by the coding sequence ATGCCACGCGAGGCGTCCGCAGGCGGTGTCGTCATCCGGGAGAGTGCCGGCCACTGGGAGGTGGCCGTCATCCGTCCCCATGGGCGACTCCTGTGGGCGCTGCCCAAGGGCCACGTGGACCCGGGCGAGACGCCGGAACAGACGGCCAGCCGCGAGGTGCGCGAGGAGACCGGCCTCACCGTGGCGCTGATGGCCCCGCTGGGCGAGATTCGCTACGTGTACCAGTTCCGCGGACAGCGCATCTTCAAGCGCGTCCACTTCTTCCTGTTCCGCTATCAGGAGGGGGACTTGGGGCCGCTGCCGGGGCCGCGCATCGAGGTGGACGAGGTGCGCTGGGTGCCGGTGGTCCAACTGGTGCCGATGCTGGGCTACAAGGGTGAAAAGGCCGTCGCCTCGCGCGCGATGCGCTGGCTGCGCTCCCAGGGCCTGATACCCGAAGCCCCTTCCCCGGCGAAGGAGGCCGGAAAGGAAGGGGCTTGA
- a CDS encoding zf-HC2 domain-containing protein: MSAHESEWTLRRLRAGELAAAEAARVQAHAAGCETCAQALRGLDDAQARFEAEVPFERFEAGVERALQRQRRQDAARPPPRRWVATTVAIAASLLVVVLVRPLLTPDATSTEGLGLNRLKGGTAAELRIGGGLGPQREATPGTPEPLDPGERVMLGYKAGTHRYVAALSVDAIGEVSPLHPESGASAPVGPGSDQQWLPSGWEFTGSGAERVILVLSDEPLPMETLAEAARRAFEKADGEVVRMAPLEVPGEQTHWVLLKP, translated from the coding sequence ATGAGCGCGCATGAATCGGAATGGACCCTGCGCCGGCTGCGCGCCGGAGAGCTGGCCGCCGCCGAGGCCGCCCGCGTCCAGGCCCATGCGGCCGGATGCGAGACGTGCGCCCAGGCCCTGCGCGGGCTCGACGACGCCCAGGCGCGCTTCGAAGCGGAGGTGCCCTTCGAACGCTTCGAAGCCGGCGTGGAGCGCGCCCTGCAACGTCAGCGGCGCCAGGACGCCGCGCGCCCGCCCCCGCGCCGCTGGGTGGCTACGACGGTGGCCATCGCCGCGTCGCTCCTGGTGGTGGTGCTGGTGCGCCCGCTCCTGACCCCGGACGCCACGTCCACGGAAGGTCTGGGCCTCAACCGGCTCAAGGGCGGCACGGCGGCGGAGCTGCGCATCGGCGGCGGGCTGGGACCGCAACGAGAGGCGACGCCCGGAACCCCCGAACCGCTGGACCCCGGTGAGCGGGTGATGCTGGGCTACAAGGCGGGGACCCACCGCTACGTGGCGGCCCTGTCCGTGGACGCCATTGGCGAGGTGTCACCGCTGCACCCGGAGAGCGGCGCCAGCGCCCCGGTGGGGCCCGGCAGCGACCAACAGTGGCTGCCCAGCGGCTGGGAGTTCACCGGCTCCGGCGCCGAGCGAGTCATCCTGGTCCTCAGCGATGAGCCGCTGCCCATGGAAACGCTGGCGGAGGCCGCCCGGCGTGCCTTCGAGAAGGCCGACGGCGAGGTGGTGCGCATGGCCCCGCTGGAGGTCCCCGGCGAACAGACGCACTGGGTGCTGCTGAAGCCATGA
- a CDS encoding sigma 54-interacting transcriptional regulator, whose product MDRPEVTQTTQTEQEGRTTRIPIPEWTVEVVGGPDKGKKVKTQDGLVRVGSDTSCDLVLTDATVSRRHLEVERTSRGLMLRDTGSRNGTFLDGRQVIQAYLTSGDKVELGKTKLSVKVAPRPTEVEVAGAESFGALVGASEKMRWIFTELRRIAREDMSLLVEGETGTGKELAARAVHQHSARRHGPFKVVDCNLISEEKAERELFGGLRAGDGEDRDARGVFEAARGGTLFMDEVGELPLPVQGKLLRVLETREVPSLDGQPVAVDVRVIASTHRNLEEDVRQGRFRADLYFRLAVARVRLPPLRTRRDDLPVLAQALAQTLRASITLTPQTLALFEGYEWPGNVRELRNVLERGALMEETGNSSWLDFLAQPSRRAEGQAPTTQVATLVGTLPYHEAKDRVLADFERLYFAEVMKTVGFDMKAAEQRTGLSMQSLYRLLKKNGLRLKDLKNAEGLEK is encoded by the coding sequence ATGGATAGGCCCGAGGTCACCCAGACCACGCAGACTGAGCAGGAAGGTCGCACCACCCGCATCCCCATCCCCGAGTGGACGGTGGAGGTGGTGGGAGGACCGGACAAGGGCAAGAAGGTGAAGACGCAGGACGGACTGGTCCGCGTCGGCTCGGACACCTCCTGTGATTTGGTGCTCACCGACGCCACCGTGAGCCGCCGCCACCTGGAAGTGGAGCGCACCTCGCGCGGCCTGATGCTGCGCGACACCGGCAGCCGCAACGGCACCTTCCTGGATGGCCGGCAGGTGATTCAGGCCTACCTGACCAGCGGCGACAAGGTGGAGCTGGGCAAGACGAAGCTCTCCGTGAAGGTCGCCCCGCGCCCCACCGAAGTGGAGGTCGCTGGCGCCGAGTCCTTCGGCGCGCTGGTGGGCGCGTCGGAGAAGATGCGCTGGATTTTCACCGAGCTGCGCCGCATCGCCCGCGAGGACATGAGCCTGCTCGTGGAAGGCGAGACGGGCACCGGCAAGGAGCTGGCGGCGCGCGCGGTGCACCAGCACTCGGCGCGGCGGCACGGCCCCTTCAAGGTGGTGGACTGCAACCTCATCTCCGAGGAGAAGGCCGAGCGCGAGCTCTTCGGTGGCCTGCGCGCGGGTGACGGCGAGGACCGCGACGCGCGCGGCGTCTTCGAGGCCGCCCGGGGCGGCACCCTCTTCATGGACGAGGTGGGCGAGCTGCCGCTGCCCGTGCAGGGCAAGCTCTTGCGCGTGCTGGAGACGCGCGAGGTGCCCTCGCTGGACGGCCAGCCCGTGGCGGTGGACGTGCGCGTCATCGCCTCCACCCACCGCAACCTGGAAGAGGACGTGCGCCAGGGCCGCTTCCGCGCGGACCTCTACTTCCGGCTCGCGGTGGCGCGTGTGCGCCTGCCGCCCCTGCGCACCCGCCGCGACGACCTGCCCGTGCTCGCGCAGGCCCTGGCGCAGACGCTGCGCGCCAGCATCACCCTCACGCCCCAGACGCTGGCCCTCTTCGAGGGCTATGAATGGCCCGGCAACGTGCGCGAGCTGCGCAACGTGCTGGAGCGCGGCGCGCTGATGGAGGAGACGGGCAACAGCAGTTGGCTGGACTTCCTGGCCCAGCCTTCACGCCGCGCCGAGGGCCAGGCCCCCACCACCCAGGTGGCCACCCTGGTGGGCACCCTGCCCTACCACGAGGCCAAGGACCGGGTGCTGGCCGACTTCGAACGCCTGTACTTCGCGGAAGTCATGAAGACGGTGGGCTTCGACATGAAGGCCGCCGAGCAGCGCACCGGGCTTTCCATGCAAAGCCTCTATCGCCTTTTGAAAAAGAACGGACTTCGGCTCAAAGACCTCAAGAACGCAGAGGGCCTGGAGAAGTAA
- the groES gene encoding co-chaperone GroES, whose protein sequence is MKIRPLQDRLIVKRVAEENKTKGGLFIPDTAKEKPLEGKVIAVGNGKVQEDGKVRPLDIKAGDTILFSKYAGTEIKLDGEEHLILREEDVLGVIEK, encoded by the coding sequence ATGAAGATTCGTCCCCTGCAGGATCGGCTCATCGTCAAGCGCGTCGCCGAGGAGAACAAGACCAAGGGCGGCCTCTTCATCCCCGACACGGCGAAGGAGAAGCCCCTCGAGGGCAAGGTCATCGCCGTGGGTAACGGCAAGGTGCAGGAGGACGGCAAGGTCCGCCCGCTGGACATCAAGGCCGGCGACACCATCCTGTTCAGCAAGTACGCGGGCACCGAGATCAAGCTCGACGGCGAGGAGCACCTCATCCTCCGTGAAGAGGATGTGCTCGGCGTCATCGAGAAGTAA
- the grxC gene encoding glutaredoxin 3 has product MKPVKIFTTTYCGYCVRAKDLLKRKGVDFEEVDVTSDDDMRTKLVEMSGGQRTVPQIFIGDTHVGGYSDLSRLDSEGRLEPMLQA; this is encoded by the coding sequence GTGAAGCCCGTGAAGATTTTTACGACCACCTACTGTGGCTACTGCGTGCGCGCCAAGGACCTGCTCAAGCGCAAGGGCGTGGACTTCGAGGAGGTGGACGTCACCTCGGACGACGACATGCGCACGAAGCTCGTGGAGATGAGCGGAGGCCAGCGCACCGTGCCGCAAATCTTCATTGGCGACACGCACGTCGGTGGCTACTCCGACTTGTCCCGTCTGGACTCCGAGGGCCGCCTGGAGCCCATGCTCCAGGCCTGA
- a CDS encoding caspase family protein, whose translation MSPLPAFARALSMALILVASTANAEVLHRFALVAGNDEGGADTRPLRFARDDARKMHALLQRLGGVAPADAKLLLNEDARGFLAALSELEQRARAARERGERTALFVYYSGHAKDGALRLGATRLAFDDLKRRLADAPSDIRIAILDSCRSGAMTRAKGARRAPAFDIESGAGRDARGLVILTSSAADEDSQESDALAGSYFSHHLTSGLLGDADRSGDGRVTLFEAYSHAYARTVADTAASSAGPQHPTFSYDLAGNGDLVLTDLRASGGGLVVPGAAPVGTYYFVDGGGLVVAELDKAADVERRVALAPGTYRVKRRLPDRLRIGEVEVRRGQQAVLQESRLQDAPFSDDPVKGALRGGDGGAWWTVGLSGGVQSYFDAPTRDALFLSVGMVGAEAQLHDYFRRDWVWGVDAATGSRRAVLMLPSLTGPAYRYAMTSVGTTLTSEWPLGRVAPFLGARVAWLHMRRDFEDAAFPDQTFAMFSPGVVAGVRWNPFSRLHLTARARAHYLLYNVDAQRSLGFWELGALVTYQP comes from the coding sequence ATGAGTCCCCTGCCCGCCTTCGCGCGCGCCCTGTCGATGGCGCTCATCCTGGTGGCGAGCACCGCGAACGCGGAGGTGCTGCACCGCTTCGCGCTGGTGGCCGGCAACGACGAGGGCGGCGCCGACACGCGCCCGCTGCGCTTCGCGAGGGACGACGCGAGGAAGATGCACGCGCTCCTCCAGCGCCTGGGCGGCGTGGCCCCCGCGGACGCGAAGCTGCTGTTGAACGAGGACGCGCGGGGCTTCCTCGCCGCGCTGTCGGAGCTGGAGCAGCGCGCCCGCGCGGCCCGGGAGCGAGGCGAGCGCACCGCGCTGTTCGTCTACTACTCCGGCCACGCGAAGGACGGCGCGCTGCGGCTAGGCGCCACGCGGCTGGCCTTCGACGACCTCAAGCGCCGGCTGGCGGACGCGCCCTCGGACATCCGCATCGCCATCCTGGACTCCTGCCGCTCGGGCGCGATGACGCGCGCCAAGGGCGCTCGGCGCGCGCCCGCGTTCGACATCGAATCCGGCGCGGGACGCGACGCACGCGGGCTGGTCATCCTCACCTCCAGCGCGGCGGACGAGGACTCCCAGGAGTCCGACGCGCTGGCGGGCAGCTACTTCTCGCACCACCTGACGAGCGGCCTGCTGGGGGACGCGGACCGCAGCGGCGACGGGCGGGTGACGCTGTTCGAGGCGTACTCCCATGCGTACGCACGCACCGTCGCGGACACGGCCGCCAGCTCCGCGGGGCCGCAGCATCCGACGTTCAGTTACGACCTCGCGGGCAACGGCGACCTGGTGCTCACGGACCTCCGCGCCAGCGGCGGTGGGTTGGTGGTGCCAGGCGCGGCGCCGGTGGGCACCTACTACTTCGTGGACGGCGGCGGGCTTGTGGTTGCGGAGCTGGACAAGGCGGCGGACGTGGAGCGCCGCGTGGCCCTGGCGCCCGGAACGTACCGCGTGAAGCGCCGGCTGCCGGACCGCCTGCGCATTGGCGAGGTGGAGGTGCGCCGGGGCCAGCAGGCGGTGCTCCAGGAGTCCCGCCTCCAGGACGCGCCCTTCTCCGATGACCCGGTGAAAGGCGCCCTTCGCGGCGGCGACGGCGGCGCATGGTGGACGGTGGGACTGTCCGGCGGCGTGCAGTCCTACTTCGATGCGCCCACGCGCGACGCGCTGTTCCTGTCGGTGGGCATGGTGGGCGCTGAGGCGCAACTCCACGACTACTTCCGCCGCGACTGGGTGTGGGGCGTGGACGCGGCCACGGGCAGCCGGCGCGCGGTGCTGATGCTGCCGTCGCTGACCGGCCCGGCATACCGCTACGCGATGACGAGCGTGGGAACGACGCTGACGTCCGAGTGGCCCCTGGGACGGGTGGCGCCGTTCCTGGGCGCGCGGGTGGCGTGGCTCCACATGCGCCGCGACTTCGAGGACGCGGCGTTTCCGGACCAGACCTTCGCCATGTTCTCCCCCGGCGTGGTGGCGGGGGTGCGCTGGAATCCGTTCTCCCGGCTGCACCTCACCGCGCGCGCCCGGGCGCACTACCTCCTCTACAACGTCGACGCGCAACGCTCGCTGGGCTTCTGGGAGCTGGGCGCGCTGGTGACGTACCAGCCATGA
- the groL gene encoding chaperonin GroEL (60 kDa chaperone family; promotes refolding of misfolded polypeptides especially under stressful conditions; forms two stacked rings of heptamers to form a barrel-shaped 14mer; ends can be capped by GroES; misfolded proteins enter the barrel where they are refolded when GroES binds), translating into MAKDILFDVRAREAILRGVNILADAVKVTLGPKGRNVVIEKSFGSPTITKDGVTVAKEIELENKFENMGAQMVKEVASKTSDVAGDGTTTATVLAQAIFREGAKLVAAGHNPMEIKRGIDKAVAVIIAELKKLAKPTKDKKEIAQVGTISANGDETIGTIIADAMEKVGKEGVITVEEAKGLETTLDVVEGMQFDRGYLSPYFVTDPERMEAALNDALILINEKKISSMKDLLPILEQVARAGKPLLIIAEDIEGEALATLVVNKIRGVLNVCAVKAPGFGDRRKAMLEDIATLTGGKMIAEDLGIKLDTITLQDLGKAKRLTVDKDNTTIVDGAGTQQEIEARVKQIRAQIEETSSDYDREKLQERLAKLVGGVAVINVGAATETEMKEKKARVEDALNATRAAVEEGVVPGGGVAYIRCLKALESLQLSGGEKFGVDIIRRALEEPLRQIVGNGGLEGSVVVNKVKESSGPFGFNAATGAYEDLLAAGVIDPAKVSRTALQNAASVSSMMLTTEAMVAERPKEEKDAPAGGGMGGMGGMGGMGGMGM; encoded by the coding sequence ATGGCGAAGGACATTCTTTTCGACGTGCGCGCGCGTGAGGCCATCCTCCGCGGCGTGAACATCCTGGCCGACGCGGTCAAGGTCACCCTGGGCCCCAAGGGCCGCAACGTCGTCATCGAGAAGAGCTTTGGCTCCCCCACGATCACCAAGGACGGTGTGACGGTCGCCAAGGAGATCGAGCTCGAGAACAAGTTCGAGAACATGGGCGCGCAGATGGTCAAGGAGGTTGCCTCCAAGACGTCTGACGTCGCGGGTGACGGCACCACCACGGCCACCGTGCTGGCGCAGGCCATCTTCCGCGAGGGCGCGAAGCTGGTCGCCGCGGGCCACAACCCGATGGAGATCAAGCGCGGCATCGACAAGGCCGTCGCGGTCATCATCGCCGAGCTGAAGAAGCTGGCCAAGCCGACCAAGGACAAGAAGGAGATTGCCCAGGTCGGTACCATCTCCGCCAACGGCGACGAGACGATTGGCACCATCATCGCGGACGCGATGGAGAAGGTGGGCAAGGAAGGCGTCATCACCGTCGAAGAGGCCAAGGGCCTGGAGACGACGCTGGACGTGGTCGAGGGCATGCAGTTCGACCGCGGCTACCTGTCCCCGTACTTCGTGACGGACCCGGAGCGCATGGAAGCGGCGCTCAACGACGCGCTCATCCTCATCAACGAGAAGAAGATCTCGTCGATGAAGGACCTCCTGCCCATCCTGGAGCAGGTCGCTCGCGCCGGTAAGCCGCTGCTCATCATCGCCGAGGACATCGAGGGCGAGGCCCTGGCCACCCTGGTGGTCAACAAGATCCGCGGCGTGCTGAACGTGTGCGCGGTGAAGGCGCCGGGCTTCGGTGACCGCCGCAAGGCCATGCTCGAGGACATCGCCACCCTGACGGGCGGCAAGATGATCGCCGAGGACCTGGGCATCAAGCTGGACACCATCACCCTCCAGGACCTGGGCAAGGCGAAGCGCCTGACGGTGGACAAGGACAACACCACCATCGTCGACGGTGCTGGCACGCAGCAGGAGATCGAAGCGCGCGTGAAGCAGATCCGCGCCCAGATTGAAGAGACCTCCAGCGACTACGACCGCGAGAAGCTCCAGGAGCGCCTGGCGAAGCTCGTGGGCGGCGTGGCCGTCATCAACGTCGGCGCGGCGACCGAGACGGAGATGAAGGAGAAGAAGGCCCGCGTCGAGGACGCGCTCAACGCGACCCGCGCGGCCGTGGAAGAGGGCGTCGTCCCTGGCGGCGGCGTGGCCTACATCCGCTGCCTCAAGGCGCTGGAGAGCCTGCAGCTCTCCGGTGGCGAGAAGTTCGGCGTGGACATCATCCGCCGCGCGCTCGAGGAGCCCCTCCGCCAGATCGTCGGCAACGGCGGCCTGGAGGGCAGCGTGGTCGTGAACAAGGTCAAGGAGTCCTCCGGTCCGTTCGGCTTCAACGCCGCCACGGGCGCCTATGAGGACCTGCTGGCCGCCGGCGTCATCGACCCGGCCAAGGTCAGCCGCACCGCGCTGCAGAACGCGGCGTCCGTGTCCTCGATGATGCTCACCACCGAGGCCATGGTGGCGGAGCGTCCGAAGGAGGAGAAGGACGCCCCCGCCGGCGGTGGCATGGGCGGCATGGGTGGCATGGGCGGTATGGGCGGCATGGGCATGTAG
- the rpoZ gene encoding DNA-directed RNA polymerase subunit omega yields the protein MARVTVEDCLPLVDNRFALVLLGAKRARQLMAGARPIIEQSKNKPPVLSLREVATGRVKFDRDVREALSGKYTGDEAK from the coding sequence ATGGCTCGCGTTACCGTCGAAGACTGCCTCCCCCTCGTCGACAACCGGTTCGCGCTGGTGCTGCTCGGCGCCAAGCGCGCGCGGCAGTTGATGGCGGGGGCCCGCCCCATCATCGAGCAGTCCAAGAACAAGCCCCCCGTGCTGTCCCTGCGCGAGGTGGCCACCGGCCGCGTGAAGTTCGACCGTGACGTGCGCGAGGCGCTGTCCGGCAAGTACACCGGCGACGAGGCCAAGTAG
- a CDS encoding AmpG family muropeptide MFS transporter: MSKPSLLAVLKSPRIWLLVAVGFASGLPLWLTGVTLSAWMKDEGVNLKTIGVFALVSMPYTFKVLWAPLMDRYTLPFLGRRRGWMLVTQVLLMGAIAAMGLLNPREAPVAMAAMAVLVTFLSASQDIVADAWRTDILTVEERGLGNSTYITGYRLGMLTAGALALTLSDVVGWSQTYFIMGLLMGVGVVATLLATEPQGTKPPRNLADAVVKPFAEYFTRKGAVPVLLFLVLYKLGDAIAAGMVTPFYKELGFSNTEIGALSKGLGMVSTIAGGLLAGVLMVKLGTRRSLFIFGAAQALTNLMFMGLALVGKNDLMLAATITVDNLCGGLAVTAFAAYLMSLCHKSFSATQYALLSALGTVANRLISASSGYLAEWLGWPTFFAGTVLLAGPALILLAFLPKDAATPSDEEPEPAAPPQSSSVAVAR; this comes from the coding sequence ATGTCCAAGCCCTCCCTCCTCGCCGTTCTCAAGAGCCCGCGCATCTGGCTGCTCGTGGCCGTTGGTTTCGCCTCGGGCCTGCCCCTGTGGTTGACGGGCGTCACGCTGTCGGCGTGGATGAAGGACGAAGGCGTCAATCTCAAGACGATTGGCGTCTTCGCCCTCGTGAGCATGCCCTACACCTTCAAGGTGCTCTGGGCGCCGCTGATGGACCGCTACACCCTGCCCTTCCTGGGGCGGCGGCGGGGCTGGATGCTGGTGACGCAGGTGCTGCTCATGGGCGCCATCGCCGCCATGGGCCTCTTGAATCCGCGCGAGGCGCCGGTGGCCATGGCCGCCATGGCGGTGCTGGTGACGTTCCTGTCCGCCAGCCAGGACATCGTCGCGGACGCGTGGCGCACGGACATCCTCACCGTGGAGGAGCGCGGACTCGGCAACTCCACCTACATCACCGGCTACCGCCTGGGCATGCTCACCGCGGGCGCCCTGGCCCTGACGCTGTCGGACGTCGTCGGCTGGTCGCAGACGTACTTCATCATGGGCCTGCTGATGGGCGTGGGCGTGGTGGCCACGCTGCTGGCCACCGAGCCCCAAGGCACCAAGCCCCCGCGCAACCTCGCGGACGCGGTGGTGAAGCCCTTCGCGGAGTACTTCACGCGCAAGGGCGCCGTGCCCGTCCTGCTGTTCCTTGTCCTCTACAAGCTGGGGGACGCCATCGCCGCGGGCATGGTGACGCCCTTCTACAAGGAGCTCGGCTTCTCCAACACGGAAATTGGCGCGCTCAGCAAGGGCCTGGGCATGGTGTCCACCATCGCGGGCGGCCTGCTGGCCGGCGTGCTGATGGTGAAGCTGGGCACCCGGCGCAGCCTCTTCATCTTCGGCGCGGCGCAGGCCCTCACCAACCTGATGTTCATGGGGCTGGCGCTGGTGGGGAAGAATGACTTGATGCTGGCGGCCACCATCACCGTGGACAACCTCTGCGGAGGACTGGCGGTGACGGCCTTCGCCGCGTACCTGATGTCGCTGTGCCACAAGAGCTTCAGCGCCACGCAGTACGCGCTGCTGTCCGCCCTGGGCACGGTGGCCAACCGCCTCATCTCCGCCAGCTCCGGCTACCTGGCCGAGTGGCTCGGCTGGCCCACCTTCTTCGCCGGCACCGTGCTGCTCGCGGGCCCGGCGCTGATTCTGCTCGCCTTCCTCCCGAAGGACGCCGCCACGCCCTCCGATGAGGAGCCCGAGCCCGCCGCGCCGCCCCAGTCGAGCTCGGTGGCGGTCGCCCGCTGA
- a CDS encoding DoxX family protein, with amino-acid sequence MSGDLRFILKLVLAALMMGAGLNHFRAPRMYERIMPPYLPWHGPLVFWSGVAEVLLGVGLIIPETSRLAAWGLIALFIAVFPANLYMVQHPERFRKIPRALLWLRLPLQGVLIFWAWQYT; translated from the coding sequence GTGAGTGGGGACCTGCGCTTCATCCTCAAGCTCGTGCTCGCGGCGCTGATGATGGGCGCGGGGCTGAACCACTTCCGCGCCCCGCGCATGTACGAGCGCATCATGCCGCCGTACCTGCCGTGGCACGGGCCGCTGGTGTTCTGGAGCGGGGTGGCGGAGGTGCTGCTGGGCGTGGGGCTCATCATCCCCGAGACGAGCCGGCTGGCCGCCTGGGGGCTCATCGCCCTGTTCATCGCCGTCTTCCCAGCCAACCTCTACATGGTCCAGCACCCGGAGCGGTTCCGGAAGATTCCCCGGGCCCTGCTCTGGCTGCGGCTGCCGCTCCAGGGCGTCCTCATCTTCTGGGCGTGGCAATACACCTGA
- the pgm gene encoding phosphoglucomutase (alpha-D-glucose-1,6-bisphosphate-dependent), which yields MAHPLAGKPPPEDFLIDPEKLRAAYFSGRPDVGVPEQRVAFGTSGHRGSSARTSFNEAHILAVTQALCEYRQQQGIDGPLFLGMDTHALSAPAQQTALEVLAAHGVQVRFTDGATPTPVISHAILTHNRGRTAGLADGIVITPSHNPPEDGGIKYNPPNGGPADTNVTSLIEKRANALLGAGNAGVQRIPYERARTAPTVKPYDFITPYVEDLESVIDMEALRGAKLRIGADPLGGSNVAYWEPIATRYGLDLHVVNPTVDPTFRFMPLDHDGKIRMDCSSPYAMANLVRLKDAYDIAFGNDADSDRHGIVTRSLGLMNPNHYLAVAIDYLYRNRPGWKPGTAVGKTLVSSSLIDRVAKDLGRRVVEVPVGFKWFVDGLLDGSLGFGGEESAGASFLRRDGTVWTTDKDGIILDLLAVEILARTGKDPGEHYQALAAKFGAPHYTRIDQPATSAQKAALKKLSPDAVKATTLAGEPILQRLTRAPGNDADIGGLKVVAANGWFAARPSGTEDVYKIYAESFRDENHLQAILEEARAIVGAAFAAS from the coding sequence ATGGCACACCCGCTCGCTGGCAAGCCCCCACCGGAAGACTTCCTCATCGACCCCGAGAAGCTGCGCGCCGCGTACTTCTCCGGCAGGCCCGACGTGGGCGTGCCCGAGCAGCGCGTCGCCTTCGGCACCTCCGGGCACCGCGGCTCCTCGGCGCGCACCAGCTTCAACGAGGCCCACATCCTCGCGGTGACGCAGGCCCTCTGCGAGTACCGCCAGCAGCAGGGCATCGATGGGCCGCTCTTCCTGGGCATGGACACCCACGCCCTCTCCGCCCCCGCGCAGCAGACGGCGCTGGAGGTGCTCGCCGCGCACGGCGTGCAGGTGCGTTTCACGGACGGCGCCACGCCCACGCCCGTCATCTCCCACGCCATCCTCACGCACAACCGGGGCCGCACCGCGGGGCTCGCGGACGGCATCGTCATCACCCCGTCCCACAACCCGCCCGAGGACGGCGGCATCAAGTACAACCCGCCCAACGGCGGCCCCGCCGACACGAATGTCACGTCCCTCATCGAGAAGCGCGCCAACGCGCTGCTGGGCGCGGGCAACGCGGGCGTGCAGCGCATCCCCTACGAGCGCGCGCGCACCGCGCCCACGGTGAAGCCGTACGACTTCATCACCCCGTACGTGGAGGACCTGGAGAGCGTCATCGACATGGAGGCCCTGCGCGGCGCGAAGCTGCGCATCGGCGCGGACCCGCTCGGCGGCTCCAACGTCGCGTACTGGGAGCCCATCGCCACGCGCTATGGGCTCGACCTGCACGTGGTGAACCCCACGGTGGACCCGACGTTCCGGTTCATGCCGTTGGACCACGACGGGAAGATTCGGATGGACTGCTCGTCCCCCTACGCCATGGCGAACCTGGTGAGGCTGAAGGACGCGTATGACATCGCCTTCGGCAACGACGCGGACTCGGACCGGCACGGCATCGTCACCCGCAGCCTGGGGCTGATGAATCCGAACCACTACCTGGCGGTCGCCATCGACTACCTGTACCGTAACCGGCCCGGCTGGAAGCCCGGCACCGCGGTGGGCAAGACGCTGGTGAGCAGCAGCCTCATCGACCGCGTGGCGAAGGACCTGGGCCGCCGCGTCGTCGAGGTGCCGGTGGGCTTCAAGTGGTTCGTGGACGGGCTGCTGGACGGCTCGCTGGGCTTCGGCGGCGAGGAGAGCGCGGGCGCGTCCTTCCTCCGACGGGACGGCACCGTGTGGACCACGGACAAGGACGGCATCATCCTGGACCTGCTCGCGGTGGAAATCCTCGCGCGCACCGGCAAGGACCCCGGCGAGCACTACCAGGCGCTGGCGGCGAAGTTCGGCGCGCCGCACTACACGCGCATCGACCAGCCGGCGACCTCGGCGCAGAAGGCCGCGCTGAAGAAGCTGTCCCCCGACGCGGTGAAGGCCACCACGCTGGCCGGTGAGCCCATCCTCCAGCGCCTCACCCGCGCGCCCGGGAATGACGCGGACATCGGTGGGCTCAAGGTGGTGGCGGCGAACGGCTGGTTCGCGGCGCGCCCGTCCGGCACCGAGGACGTCTACAAAATCTACGCGGAGAGCTTCCGCGACGAGAACCACCTCCAGGCCATCCTCGAGGAGGCGCGCGCCATCGTCGGCGCGGCGTTCGCGGCCTCGTGA